Proteins encoded by one window of Paenibacillus urinalis:
- a CDS encoding phosphonate ABC transporter ATP-binding protein encodes MIRVENLAKSVGADKLPVLREISFDMQQGEFIGIVGGSGSGKSTLLRCLALKEQWDKGKFTVHGTDIFGAGYAGKKQIKREWAYLEQNPELFTNKTVLKNVLIGRSGQTPWWRMVTGMVRSDDYMGAMDIIESVGLLDKAHMKAGQLSGGERQRVAIARALTHGAKVILADEPVIGLDPKSADSVLENFKKLCSEENVTVIAVLPIELAERHAARIWGLSEGKIAFDIRGRRLTMHEKNKI; translated from the coding sequence ATGATCAGAGTAGAGAATCTAGCAAAAAGCGTAGGTGCGGACAAGCTTCCGGTGCTTCGTGAGATAAGCTTTGACATGCAGCAAGGGGAATTTATCGGGATTGTGGGCGGCAGCGGCAGCGGTAAGAGCACGCTTCTTCGTTGTTTGGCCCTGAAGGAGCAATGGGATAAAGGAAAATTTACGGTACATGGTACGGATATCTTCGGTGCTGGTTATGCTGGTAAAAAGCAGATTAAGCGCGAATGGGCCTATTTGGAGCAGAATCCAGAGCTGTTCACGAATAAGACGGTGCTCAAGAATGTACTTATTGGTCGTTCAGGGCAAACGCCTTGGTGGAGAATGGTGACCGGGATGGTACGTTCGGATGATTATATGGGAGCCATGGACATTATTGAGAGTGTGGGCTTGCTAGATAAAGCCCATATGAAGGCTGGACAGCTTAGCGGCGGAGAGCGGCAGCGTGTGGCGATCGCAAGAGCACTGACTCATGGCGCCAAGGTTATTTTGGCGGATGAGCCTGTTATTGGACTCGATCCGAAGTCAGCAGACAGTGTGCTTGAGAACTTTAAGAAGCTGTGCTCGGAAGAGAATGTTACTGTGATTGCCGTACTTCCTATCGAGCTAGCGGAACGTCATGCGGCAAGGATATGGGGGCTATCTGAAGGAAAAATTGCCTTTGATATCCGGGGCCGGCGTCTGACCATGCACGAAAAAAACAAGATTTAA
- a CDS encoding sensor histidine kinase: MMKGIRRQIVLQYFILVLLALLLIESIFLVAMQKYYYDSIYNYIESNSKNVIRYYNSSFIDSSNESSFISNLMYYLKLDNTSLEILDTEGNVLALSSGFESDRTIQTSDIPQALKGSTGRWIGKDSVTGESVMAVSTKIDYGNDNVYIARYVTSMERVNEALIDILIWSSLIVVGVLVLVFTISIGLANSIVRPINIITGVSAEMAKGRFDVRIEGDYKYEIGELASTLNYMAQEIVRSNQVKDDFISSISHELRTPLTSIKGWNETLESGGYDPDETRMGLKIISNETNRLIGLVEELLDFSKLQQNEMKMVKGSVSVREVMQEVMLNVWAKAEQKQIQLKLDAEEEEYLILGDGNRLKQVFLNVIDNAIKFSHMNSWIYITLQREDEFIIVSVQDTGIGISEEHLAKVKDRFYQVDHQHGGTGLGLAISQQLIELHGGIMSMQSELGNGTTVTVRLPALKEEPHEEQDQQGTIEA, encoded by the coding sequence ATGATGAAAGGCATACGCAGGCAAATAGTTCTGCAATATTTTATTCTCGTTCTGCTTGCGCTATTGCTGATCGAATCTATTTTCCTGGTTGCGATGCAGAAATATTATTATGACAGTATCTATAATTACATTGAATCCAATTCGAAAAATGTAATCCGATACTATAATTCTTCATTTATAGACAGCAGCAATGAAAGCTCGTTTATATCCAATCTGATGTACTATCTCAAGCTGGACAATACCTCTCTAGAAATATTGGATACAGAAGGAAATGTGCTTGCCTTGTCCTCGGGCTTTGAGTCCGACCGAACTATTCAGACGAGTGATATACCTCAGGCGCTGAAGGGCAGCACAGGACGCTGGATCGGGAAAGACTCGGTAACAGGGGAGTCCGTAATGGCGGTGTCGACGAAGATTGATTATGGTAATGACAATGTGTACATCGCCCGTTACGTAACAAGCATGGAGCGTGTCAATGAAGCACTGATCGATATCCTTATTTGGTCCAGTCTGATTGTCGTTGGTGTCCTCGTTCTTGTCTTCACGATAAGTATTGGGCTCGCTAATTCTATTGTAAGGCCCATCAACATCATTACTGGAGTCTCCGCTGAAATGGCGAAGGGCCGGTTCGATGTCCGGATCGAAGGGGATTACAAGTATGAGATTGGAGAGCTGGCCTCAACGCTGAATTATATGGCTCAGGAAATTGTGCGCAGCAACCAGGTCAAGGATGATTTTATTTCGTCGATCTCTCATGAGCTGAGGACCCCGCTTACCAGCATTAAAGGCTGGAATGAAACGCTTGAATCCGGAGGTTATGATCCAGATGAGACGCGGATGGGTCTAAAGATTATATCGAACGAAACGAATCGATTAATCGGGCTGGTAGAGGAGCTGTTAGATTTCTCTAAGCTGCAGCAAAACGAAATGAAAATGGTTAAAGGGTCAGTTAGTGTACGTGAAGTCATGCAGGAAGTGATGCTGAATGTATGGGCAAAGGCAGAGCAGAAGCAAATCCAGCTTAAGCTGGACGCTGAGGAAGAGGAATATCTTATTTTGGGCGATGGCAATCGTTTGAAGCAGGTATTTCTTAATGTCATTGACAATGCAATCAAGTTCTCTCACATGAATTCGTGGATCTACATTACACTTCAGCGCGAAGATGAATTCATCATCGTGTCGGTTCAGGATACGGGGATCGGGATCAGTGAAGAGCATTTGGCAAAAGTAAAAGACCGCTTCTATCAAGTGGATCACCAGCATGGTGGTACGGGCCTTGGACTTGCTATCAGCCAGCAGCTCATTGAGCTTCATGGGGGCATCATGAGCATGCAGAGTGAACTCGGCAATGGCACGACAGTTACGGTTCGCTTGCCTGCCTTGAAGGAAGAGCCTCATGAGGAGCAGGATCAGCAAGGAACCATTGAAGCATAA
- a CDS encoding type IA DNA topoisomerase produces the protein MKTLIIAEKPDMGRTIAAVVEPRAKNNRTYLEGERYIITWAIGHLLGLAQPEAYDSKYKRWSIDDLPIIPDRFKIVPNPKTKDQLKTIGELARKANLIINACDAGREGQYIFDLIQQQLKLSQPVKRLWISDLTAESIKRGFDQLHDASDFYHLTEAARARSEADWLIGMNASRAFTTRHNALLSVGRVQTPVLALIYDREKEIEAFDSLTYYEVAATFKQEKTEYRGVWQGDRLTSSDVAQNIADKVKGKQGRIAKYDVKNTKEYPFKLYDLTLLQREANAKFGFPAKKTLDIAQALYEKHKVISYPRTNSNYVTEQNIDGMQKTLQLLKNGPYAELAEGANPSFVHKGNRSVCNPQRVEDHHAILPTLKKAGSLSKDENQIYDLIVRRFLSHFYPPAEYKQHTVFTEVEKETFKTNVKELLSLGWKVVLPPEDSAAKKRRSKKDGDDEEQEEHTSEPFHLNSEQPVSCKKSEMKEKQTQPPKSYTEGTLLKAMESAGKQIENDELRDAMKDAGLGTPATRAATIERLKQVGYIQLTGKKMTITQKGRTAIELIRSAGVDLLASPEMTGQWERRLNQISKGEAAQDKFMDNVKRFTISIIEKVRVQQPAAKDAFGDEDMNKRGRGGRSAKGTKRGTRVSASAGSSKSSASNTSSISKGSSASRVSTASSATGSLAASTRTSGSAKTSSRRTALGSCPRPGCGGTIIEGRKGYGCSHFKQGCGFVIWKDFAGKQISEKMLESLLSKGKTQLLSFKTSTGAVNKARIVLADEATGKLTLERE, from the coding sequence ATGAAGACGCTCATTATCGCGGAAAAGCCCGACATGGGACGAACGATAGCAGCCGTGGTGGAACCGCGTGCCAAAAACAACCGAACGTATCTGGAGGGAGAAAGGTACATCATTACTTGGGCGATTGGCCATTTGCTGGGACTGGCTCAGCCGGAGGCATATGACTCCAAGTACAAGAGATGGAGTATTGATGATCTGCCCATCATACCCGATCGATTCAAGATTGTACCGAATCCGAAGACGAAGGATCAGCTCAAAACCATTGGGGAGCTCGCGCGAAAGGCGAATCTGATCATCAATGCGTGTGATGCAGGGCGTGAGGGTCAGTATATATTCGACCTCATCCAGCAGCAGCTTAAGCTGAGCCAGCCTGTTAAGCGGCTGTGGATTTCGGATTTGACAGCTGAGAGCATTAAACGCGGCTTCGACCAGCTGCATGACGCGTCGGATTTCTATCATTTGACGGAAGCGGCAAGAGCACGGAGCGAGGCAGATTGGCTGATTGGAATGAATGCATCGAGAGCCTTTACCACTAGACATAATGCCCTTCTGTCTGTCGGCAGAGTACAAACGCCTGTCCTTGCCCTTATTTATGACCGGGAGAAGGAAATTGAAGCCTTTGATTCTCTGACCTACTATGAAGTCGCAGCCACCTTCAAGCAGGAGAAGACGGAGTATCGAGGTGTGTGGCAAGGCGATCGGCTGACGTCCAGTGATGTCGCCCAGAATATAGCGGACAAGGTCAAAGGCAAGCAGGGACGCATCGCCAAATACGATGTGAAGAATACGAAGGAATACCCGTTTAAGCTGTATGACCTGACGCTATTGCAGCGAGAGGCCAACGCCAAGTTTGGTTTTCCTGCCAAAAAAACATTGGATATTGCTCAGGCACTGTATGAGAAGCACAAGGTTATTTCTTACCCGCGGACGAATTCGAATTATGTGACCGAGCAAAATATTGATGGCATGCAGAAGACTCTACAGCTGCTGAAAAATGGACCTTACGCCGAGCTGGCGGAAGGGGCGAATCCTTCATTTGTGCACAAAGGTAATCGAAGTGTCTGCAATCCACAGCGCGTCGAGGATCATCACGCCATCTTGCCCACACTCAAGAAAGCGGGCTCTTTAAGTAAAGACGAGAATCAGATCTATGATCTGATCGTGCGCCGTTTTCTATCTCATTTCTATCCGCCGGCGGAGTACAAGCAGCATACTGTTTTTACGGAAGTGGAAAAAGAGACCTTCAAAACAAATGTGAAGGAGCTGCTGTCCTTAGGCTGGAAGGTTGTTCTGCCACCAGAGGATTCCGCTGCCAAGAAGCGCCGAAGCAAGAAAGACGGGGATGATGAGGAGCAGGAGGAGCATACGTCTGAGCCTTTCCATCTGAACAGCGAGCAGCCGGTCTCATGCAAGAAGAGCGAAATGAAAGAGAAGCAGACTCAGCCGCCGAAGAGCTACACGGAAGGAACTCTGTTGAAAGCGATGGAAAGTGCAGGAAAGCAGATTGAGAATGATGAGCTTAGAGATGCGATGAAGGACGCAGGCCTTGGAACTCCAGCGACAAGAGCAGCGACTATTGAACGGCTTAAGCAGGTTGGTTACATCCAGCTGACGGGCAAGAAGATGACGATAACACAAAAAGGCCGCACCGCTATAGAGTTAATTCGTAGTGCGGGAGTCGATCTGCTCGCTTCTCCGGAAATGACAGGACAATGGGAGCGCAGGCTGAATCAAATATCCAAGGGTGAAGCTGCACAGGACAAGTTCATGGACAATGTTAAACGGTTCACGATCTCCATCATTGAGAAGGTCCGTGTACAGCAGCCTGCAGCGAAGGATGCTTTTGGAGATGAGGATATGAATAAGAGAGGCAGAGGAGGCCGCAGCGCTAAGGGCACCAAGCGAGGGACAAGAGTGTCAGCATCAGCTGGTTCGAGTAAATCGTCTGCGTCGAATACTTCCTCTATATCTAAAGGAAGTTCAGCTTCCCGAGTATCGACAGCATCATCTGCCACAGGTTCCCTTGCTGCGTCAACCCGTACATCGGGGTCTGCCAAGACTTCTAGTAGGCGTACCGCACTCGGCAGCTGCCCGCGTCCGGGCTGCGGCGGGACAATCATTGAAGGCCGTAAAGGATATGGCTGCAGTCATTTCAAGCAAGGCTGCGGATTTGTCATATGGAAGGATTTTGCGGGCAAACAAATCTCCGAGAAGATGCTTGAGTCGTTGCTGTCCAAAGGCAAGACACAGCTGTTGTCATTTAAGACAAGTACAGGAGCTGTCAATAAAGCGAGAATTGTCCTGGCCGATGAAGCAACAGGGAAGCTGACACTAGAGCGTGAGTAG
- a CDS encoding glucose-1-phosphate adenylyltransferase — MAKKDCIAMLLAGGEGKRLAPLTSSIAKPAVHFGGNYRIIDFPLSNCVNSGIDTVGVLTQYEAESLHQHIGEGEPWRLNQSGGNGISLLPSWNIGCEEGYCGTADAIYKNIEFIDQHDPEDVLILSGDHIYQMDYRELLQYHTDKGAKATIAVIEVPWNEAHRFGVMGADEDMRVTEFVEKPAKPESNLASMGIYVFKWSYLKEHLLRDAAIQESGHDFGKDLIPAMLTSEDPLYVYNFNGYWKDVGTVQSLWDAHMDLLNGVTLNKESEQTWPMFTRQWRTKPSAHKPRTSSFDTCMVHESCAIEGDADRSVIFYGVEIGKSSSIKDSVVMPNAKIGRNVTIEHAIIGEGAIVRDGAVIKGKVDEIVVIGPHETVVSKPAVRTQPNRLLKEVYEKTGRLRAEGLSS; from the coding sequence ATGGCTAAGAAAGACTGCATCGCCATGTTGCTCGCAGGAGGAGAAGGAAAGCGCCTTGCGCCTTTGACATCGAGCATTGCTAAACCTGCTGTTCACTTTGGTGGAAATTATCGGATTATCGATTTTCCTCTCAGCAACTGTGTAAATTCAGGAATTGATACAGTGGGAGTATTAACACAATATGAGGCTGAATCACTGCATCAACATATTGGTGAAGGTGAGCCTTGGAGACTGAACCAATCTGGCGGGAATGGAATATCACTCCTTCCTTCTTGGAATATTGGATGTGAAGAAGGATATTGCGGAACTGCTGATGCTATATATAAAAACATTGAATTTATTGATCAACATGATCCGGAAGACGTACTTATTCTGTCTGGAGATCACATTTATCAAATGGATTATCGTGAGCTGCTTCAATATCACACCGACAAAGGTGCTAAGGCGACGATTGCTGTTATCGAAGTACCTTGGAATGAGGCACATCGCTTTGGTGTGATGGGTGCGGATGAAGACATGCGTGTTACCGAGTTCGTTGAAAAACCAGCGAAACCGGAGAGCAACCTGGCTTCAATGGGTATTTATGTATTTAAGTGGAGCTACTTAAAGGAGCATTTGCTTCGTGATGCGGCCATTCAGGAATCTGGACATGACTTCGGTAAAGATCTTATTCCAGCCATGCTTACGAGCGAAGACCCGCTATATGTATACAACTTTAACGGGTATTGGAAAGATGTAGGCACGGTTCAATCGTTATGGGATGCCCATATGGATCTCTTGAACGGAGTAACCTTGAACAAGGAATCTGAACAAACGTGGCCGATGTTCACTCGCCAATGGCGTACTAAACCAAGTGCTCATAAACCGAGAACAAGCAGCTTTGATACTTGTATGGTTCATGAATCATGTGCCATTGAAGGTGATGCAGACCGTTCGGTCATCTTCTACGGTGTCGAAATTGGAAAGTCAAGCTCCATTAAAGACAGTGTAGTGATGCCGAATGCGAAGATCGGACGTAATGTAACGATCGAGCACGCAATTATTGGCGAAGGTGCCATTGTAAGAGATGGCGCAGTCATCAAAGGCAAAGTAGACGAGATCGTAGTCATTGGACCTCATGAGACCGTCGTTTCTAAGCCTGCGGTACGTACTCAGCCTAACCGTCTGCTTAAAGAAGTATATGAAAAAACAGGTCGCCTTCGTGCGGAAGGCTTATCATCATAA
- a CDS encoding GNAT family N-acetyltransferase, whose translation MLDNLELIKQREEQEGMLVLVKATPEETNDIVFLLKEAAEWMVASELKHWTPDMFTSESVRSYFDDREVYVAYLNKVPVGMFTLQGSDPSYWGPLNDDQYGYLHRLTVRQAYRKRGISEWLLDAAEEIVTSKGKRALRLDCITHSPKLNAFYQGLGFKHQGVTDMGVRVVNLYER comes from the coding sequence GTGTTAGACAATCTAGAGCTCATTAAGCAAAGAGAAGAACAAGAGGGCATGCTTGTACTAGTCAAAGCCACCCCTGAAGAAACGAATGATATTGTTTTTCTGTTGAAGGAAGCAGCGGAATGGATGGTTGCAAGCGAATTGAAGCATTGGACACCGGACATGTTTACCTCGGAATCTGTCCGCTCCTATTTTGATGACCGTGAAGTATATGTCGCTTATCTGAACAAAGTACCTGTCGGTATGTTCACGCTGCAAGGCAGTGATCCATCGTATTGGGGTCCTCTTAATGATGATCAATACGGCTATCTGCATCGACTAACGGTTCGTCAAGCGTACCGCAAACGTGGAATCAGTGAGTGGCTGCTTGATGCGGCAGAAGAGATTGTCACCTCTAAAGGTAAGAGGGCCTTAAGGCTGGATTGTATTACGCATAGTCCTAAGCTTAATGCATTTTACCAAGGGCTTGGATTCAAGCATCAAGGCGTTACGGACATGGGAGTCCGGGTTGTAAATTTGTACGAACGTTAA
- a CDS encoding MFS transporter yields the protein MKKGIHQEGSSRHFLILIAIIIVAGLSQGLLLPVLSIFIEKMGVSSSVNGMNAAVMYVGSFAMTLVAERILGAVGFKKLIVAGLIVVMIPLILFPVFPDLRLWFLLRFLVGIGDSALHYATQLWVLLVTPPGSRGRNISIYGMSYGIGFSLGPLGIKLLDYNQMLPFVILFLIMLVVLFLALRLPDTRPEKMSTTQQVKGRYRIGFMLAWYALLPAFLYGYMESGMNSNFPIYGLRIGFSENDISTLLPFVGIGGLLLQLPLGALSDKYGRKKILMISGILGGLFFLMIPMVGTHFWYTLILLTLAGGLVGSFFSLGLAYAADILPKQLLPSANVVASFQFNIGSILGPNLGGIMLGLGAPGAMFWLLGGCYLVFGIAGFFFRSKQGSKTNLI from the coding sequence TTGAAGAAGGGAATACACCAAGAAGGATCATCACGGCATTTTTTGATCTTAATCGCAATTATTATTGTAGCAGGCTTAAGTCAAGGTTTATTATTACCCGTTCTTTCCATATTTATTGAGAAGATGGGCGTATCCTCAAGTGTGAACGGCATGAATGCCGCAGTCATGTATGTCGGTTCTTTTGCAATGACTTTGGTTGCAGAACGAATTCTGGGTGCAGTCGGCTTTAAGAAACTGATTGTTGCAGGACTTATTGTAGTCATGATCCCGTTAATTTTATTTCCGGTTTTCCCGGATCTGCGGTTATGGTTTCTGCTTCGGTTCCTCGTCGGAATTGGAGACAGCGCATTACACTATGCAACACAGCTGTGGGTTCTGCTGGTGACGCCTCCGGGCTCAAGAGGAAGAAATATATCGATTTACGGAATGTCATACGGTATCGGATTTAGTCTTGGACCACTAGGTATTAAATTGCTGGATTACAATCAAATGCTGCCGTTCGTCATATTGTTTCTAATCATGCTTGTTGTGCTGTTCCTTGCACTACGACTGCCGGATACACGCCCGGAGAAAATGAGTACGACGCAGCAGGTCAAGGGGCGGTACAGAATAGGCTTCATGCTTGCGTGGTATGCACTCCTGCCAGCCTTCCTGTACGGTTATATGGAGTCGGGAATGAACAGTAACTTCCCAATATATGGGCTTCGAATCGGATTCTCTGAGAATGACATTTCAACGCTCCTGCCCTTTGTAGGGATTGGCGGACTGCTGCTGCAGCTCCCGTTAGGTGCACTTAGTGACAAATACGGGCGTAAAAAGATACTGATGATCAGCGGAATATTAGGAGGTTTATTCTTTCTAATGATTCCAATGGTCGGTACTCATTTTTGGTATACCTTGATTCTACTTACACTTGCCGGTGGGCTTGTGGGCTCCTTCTTCTCACTGGGGCTCGCATATGCTGCTGATATTCTTCCGAAGCAGCTGCTTCCATCTGCAAATGTTGTCGCTTCTTTTCAATTTAATATAGGAAGCATCTTAGGGCCGAATCTAGGAGGTATCATGCTGGGGCTCGGTGCTCCGGGTGCCATGTTCTGGCTTCTTGGCGGCTGTTACCTGGTATTTGGAATAGCAGGCTTCTTTTTTCGATCGAAACAGGGATCAAAAACAAATCTAATCTGA
- a CDS encoding ArsR family transcriptional regulator produces the protein MSYQVKVDVSPIYELLNSFMVYVTRRWVRSLDLGPEWIENIDSTLSLDVRESIRAAAAWPFSDYDVLFAWTALREQTSEVQPFLEEMAGRPIEELFQMVRPLLPDLTVEQASRIRDHYIPLLQLWDKHYYQSLLPEYRKLIEEDSSEKELLLTKMSPDRLVDYATAGLIVEDIPGLKKIILFPTVHNRPINMYCFYEGMLLIQYPVDVPEERDDEPPVSLLRLTEAISDPERLRLLRYISNQPKSIKQMSSELSQSEEFLRPHLMALRVSGLLQTHLGEDQSEKYSLRTDGLSELNMYLEAYIQI, from the coding sequence ATGAGTTATCAGGTGAAAGTTGACGTTTCTCCCATTTATGAGCTGCTGAACAGCTTTATGGTTTATGTAACAAGAAGATGGGTTCGCAGTCTTGATCTCGGTCCAGAATGGATTGAGAACATAGACAGCACATTAAGCTTGGATGTACGGGAATCCATTAGAGCTGCTGCTGCTTGGCCTTTCAGCGATTATGATGTGCTGTTTGCATGGACGGCACTGCGGGAGCAGACGAGCGAGGTACAGCCATTCCTTGAAGAAATGGCGGGCAGGCCTATTGAGGAGCTCTTTCAAATGGTCCGTCCCTTGCTTCCAGATCTGACGGTTGAGCAGGCTTCCCGAATACGGGATCATTACATCCCTCTGCTTCAGCTATGGGACAAGCATTATTATCAATCGCTTCTTCCCGAATACCGAAAGCTTATAGAGGAAGACAGCTCCGAGAAAGAACTGCTATTGACGAAGATGAGTCCTGACCGACTGGTGGACTATGCAACAGCAGGCCTTATCGTAGAAGACATTCCGGGGTTAAAAAAAATTATATTGTTTCCAACCGTTCATAACAGACCGATTAATATGTATTGCTTCTACGAAGGTATGCTATTAATTCAGTATCCGGTTGATGTGCCTGAAGAGCGTGATGATGAACCGCCTGTCAGCCTGCTGAGACTAACCGAAGCCATTTCTGATCCTGAGAGATTACGCTTGCTTCGTTATATATCTAATCAGCCTAAATCCATTAAACAGATGTCCAGTGAGCTCAGTCAGTCCGAAGAATTTCTTCGTCCCCATCTTATGGCTCTGCGTGTATCCGGCTTGCTGCAAACCCACTTAGGTGAGGATCAAAGTGAAAAATATAGCCTGAGAACGGATGGACTATCGGAGCTTAACATGTATCTGGAAGCTTACATTCAAATATGA
- a CDS encoding response regulator transcription factor: MSKVLIMEDEESIRSFIVLNLKRNGFEVLEAGDGMEAMRIINSVNDIDIALLDVMVPGIDGFEVCRRIRETNERIGIIFLTAKVQEQDKVYALSVGADDHVSKPFSPTELIARIQSLLRRVNVHRETAAKVTFESGPFSLDLISKLFKRNGQAIELTPTEFSLVQFFLEKENTPLSRDVLLDHVWGKEYMGDPKIVDVNIRRLRQKIEDNPSEPEYLQTVWGHGYKWKGRAQ, from the coding sequence ATGAGTAAAGTATTGATTATGGAAGACGAGGAATCGATCCGCAGTTTTATCGTGTTGAACTTGAAGCGTAATGGCTTTGAAGTGCTTGAAGCAGGAGACGGTATGGAGGCAATGAGAATTATCAACTCTGTAAATGATATCGATATTGCTCTTCTTGACGTCATGGTTCCTGGAATAGATGGGTTTGAAGTCTGCCGCCGAATTCGGGAAACAAACGAGCGCATCGGGATTATCTTCTTGACAGCTAAGGTGCAGGAGCAAGATAAAGTCTATGCGTTATCGGTTGGAGCGGATGATCATGTCAGCAAGCCATTTAGCCCTACTGAGCTTATTGCACGCATTCAGTCGCTGCTCCGGAGAGTGAACGTTCACCGTGAAACAGCTGCCAAGGTTACATTTGAATCAGGACCGTTCTCCTTAGATCTTATTTCCAAGCTGTTCAAAAGAAACGGTCAAGCGATTGAACTTACACCGACCGAATTTTCACTGGTGCAATTCTTCCTGGAGAAAGAAAATACACCGCTGAGCCGTGATGTGCTTCTTGATCATGTCTGGGGCAAAGAATATATGGGAGATCCCAAAATCGTGGACGTGAACATTCGTCGTCTGCGTCAAAAAATTGAAGACAACCCTTCAGAGCCGGAATACTTGCAAACGGTTTGGGGGCATGGCTACAAGTGGAAGGGTAGAGCTCAATGA
- a CDS encoding HAD family hydrolase, whose product MKSYVPQQIIFDLDDTLIHCNKYFNLTLGAFYELMQEWFCDYNITIDEVRSKQIEIDVSGVNIFGFASQHFPQSLIDTYVFFSKKVHRAIDQDEQAQLQKLGMSVYEQEVEAYPGMVETLELLRDQGHTLHLYTGGEHMIQQRKIDQMKLGEYFDDRIYITKHKNIEALEAIISKGNFDRSVTWMIGNSLRTDIEPAISAGIHAIYIEQDVEWQYNVIQLNKPDNYSLYTIKKLVDVPDVIQGYLSGLQN is encoded by the coding sequence ATGAAATCCTACGTACCGCAGCAGATTATATTTGATCTTGACGATACACTCATACACTGCAACAAATACTTCAATTTAACGCTCGGTGCGTTTTACGAACTCATGCAGGAATGGTTTTGCGATTACAACATTACAATTGATGAAGTGAGATCGAAGCAAATTGAGATCGATGTGTCCGGGGTTAACATTTTCGGCTTTGCCTCCCAGCACTTCCCGCAATCCCTGATTGATACATACGTATTTTTCTCCAAAAAAGTTCACAGAGCCATCGACCAGGATGAACAGGCCCAGCTCCAAAAGCTAGGTATGAGCGTATACGAGCAGGAGGTCGAAGCTTATCCTGGCATGGTAGAAACGCTGGAGCTGCTTCGTGACCAGGGTCATACGCTCCATCTGTATACAGGTGGAGAGCATATGATCCAGCAGCGCAAAATCGACCAAATGAAGCTTGGCGAGTACTTTGATGATCGAATCTATATTACGAAGCACAAAAATATTGAAGCACTCGAAGCCATCATTTCGAAGGGGAATTTTGACCGCTCCGTCACCTGGATGATTGGCAACTCGCTGCGTACGGATATTGAGCCCGCGATTTCTGCAGGAATTCACGCAATCTACATCGAGCAGGACGTGGAATGGCAATATAACGTAATTCAGCTGAACAAGCCGGACAATTATTCCTTATACACGATCAAGAAGCTGGTCGATGTTCCTGATGTAATCCAAGGATACTTATCAGGTCTACAAAATTAG